One part of the Hirundo rustica isolate bHirRus1 chromosome 11, bHirRus1.pri.v3, whole genome shotgun sequence genome encodes these proteins:
- the LOC120757793 gene encoding chymotrypsinogen 2-like, whose product MALLWVLSCLALAGFARAALPENCGVPAITPVIRGYNRIVNGEPAVPGSWPWQVSLQRYNGFHFCGGSLISENWVVTAAHCGVRKTDTVVVGAYDQDAPGPDQQKLKIEKVFKNPKFNMLTIHDDITLIKLATPAQLSDRVSPVCLPKATDEFPGGMTCVTTGWGLTDSSASHTPAVLQQAAVPLLTNAQCKEFWGFRIRDVMVCAGADGASSCMGDSGGPLVCQKDGAWNLVGIVSWGSSTCDTHTPGVYARVTKLRDWIDSILEAN is encoded by the exons ATGGCTCTGCTGTGGGTGTTGAGTTGCCTGGCTCTGGCGGGCTTTGCCCGTGCCGCCCTCCCTGAGA ACTGCGGCGTGCCCGCCATCACACCCGTCATCCGTGGCTACAACCGCATCGTCAACGGAGAGCCGGCGGTGCCAGGGTCCTGGCCATGGCAGGTGTCCCTCCAG CGCTACAACGGCTTCCACTTCTGCGGCGGCTCCCTGATCAGCGAGAACTGGGTGGTCACCGCTGCCCACTGCGGCGTCAG GAAAACCGACACCGTGGTGGTGGGCGCCTACGACCAGGATGCACCCGGCCCTGAtcagcagaaactgaaaatcGAGAAG GTGTTCAAGAACCCCAAGTTCAACATGCTGACCATCCACGACGACATCACCCTGATCAAACTGGCCACTCCGGCGCAGCTGTCGGATCGCGTGTCCCCAGTCTGCCTGCCCAAGGCCACTGACGAATTCCCGGGGGGAATGACCTGCGTCACCACCGGCTGGGGGCTCACTGATTCCAGCG cGTCGCACACGCCGGCGGTGCTGCAGCAGGCGGCTGTGCCCCTGCTCACCAACGCTCAGTGCAAGGAGTTCTGGGGCTTCCGCATCCGCGACGTGATGGTCTGTGCCGGTGCCGACGGAGCCTCTTCCTGCATG GGCGACTCCGGGGGCCCGCTGGTGTGCCAGAAGGACGGCGCCTGGAACCTGGTGGGCATCGtctcctggggcagcagcacctgcgACACGCACACTCCCGGCGTGTACGCCCGCGTCACCAAGCTCCGCGACTGGATCGACTCCATCCTGGAGGCCAACTGA